The DNA region TCCAACTGGGCCCCCTACACCAACTTCGGTCTGCTCTACAGAAACTCCAACGGGAATTTCTCCAATGTGCCGTCAGGTAGCTTCCCCACTAACGCCTCCGCGGCTGTGATTACCGGGGACTTCAACGGGGATGGCTACCCCGACGCCGTCTTCGCCAACTGGTACAATGGCTCGTCCTACGAAATCACGAGCGACATCTTCGCCGGAGGCCCCGGGGGGCCAGACAATGTTCCCGAATGGTCCCTCCTGACCTGTGGGACTTTCGGCTGCGCCGTCGGAGACCTGAACGGCGATGGCATCGACGACATCGCCTTCCCCGGCCTCAGAGTCGGCTCTAACTATAGCATCGGGAGCAGGGTTTATCTGGGGAACGTGGCGGGCCCGTCGAATGACTCTGCGATTCTTTTCTATACAGAAGGCGCCACGGACGCGGCGATTGCCGATTTCAACCGCGATGGGCTTAACGACATCGTTTTCTCCAACGCCTACAACGGAAGCTCCGGAAACATTTATAGCTTCATATACTACAATAGCGCGGGCGGAATCAACCCTGTGCCGGATGTCCGACTCCCGAGCCAGAATGCCTATGCAGTTGAGGCCGCGGACCTGAACAGGGACGGCTGGGTGGACATCGTCATCGCCAACCGCAAGAACACGAGCCTCTCGGGCTCCGCGCAGTACAACATCAACAGCTTTGTATACTACGGGGGGCCGGGGGGATTCAACTCCACCCCCGACGTCCTCCTTCCTACATACGGCGCCCTCGACGCCAAAATCGCGGACCTGAACATGGACGGTTGGCTTGACATAATTTTTGCGAACTACAACGACGGCGCAACCTATAACACGATGAGCCATGCCTACTTCGGCGGCCCCTCGGGCTTCTCGACCACGCCCGGCGCCTACTTCCAGACATCGTGGGCCTACGGCGTCTCCGTGGGCGATGTGAACAATGATGGAATTCCGGATGTGGCCTTCGCGAACTACTACAATGGCGTTTCGACCGACATCAACAGCACGATATTCCTGGGGCCATGTATCGGGCTCCAGCAGCCTGACATATTCCTCCCGACGCACGGTGCGAATGACGTCCACATCGTGGACGTGGACAGGTACGACATGTCCAGGGACCTGAGCCCTCCCATCGTCCACCCTGGCGTCCCCGAGGGGCGCTACGTTCCCTCCGGGAGCTACGTATCTGCAGAGCTCGTCGAGGACGAGCGAATTCTCTCCGCCTCCGCGACCTGGAACGCCACCGTCCCCGCCCAGCCCTCCGGCTGCTACGTGACCGTTGCGCTCTCCGGCGACGGCGGCGCGAGCTGGATCGAGGTCTCAAAGGGCGAGAGGCTCGATTTCACAACCCCGACGAAATCGCTGAGGTACCGCGTTGCCCTCCACTCAGACCCAAGGGCAGTCGAGACGCCTGTCTTCAAAGACATCACGATATTTTATGAAAAGGAGAGCTACCCCCACAACGTGACGCTGGACGTCGGGGAAGACGGCACGGTTGACTGGCGCTGGCCCGGCAAATTCCCAGAGAGCGTCACGGTCAATGAGAGCACCCCGGGCGTCGCTGGGAAGGGCTTTGTGACGCTCCTCATGGAGCTCGTGCCTCGCGTCGGCATAGGGAACCAGACCGTGCCCCTTAGGCTCGCGTCGGAGAGGCCCGGCGTCCTGAGGCTGCGCGGCCTTAGCATCGCCGGCAACTACGCCCCCGAGGCCTTCCTCCCGATTCCGGACTTCCTGATGCTCGAGGACACCACAATAGAGAATGTGCTCAACTTCAACAACTTCTTCAGGGACCTCGACGGCGACCCCCTGCAGTTCACGCTTACGGGCGGACGGAACGTGAACGTCATTATCGCGACCAACGGCAGCGCGAGCTTCTCGCCCGCGCGCAACTGGTTCGGCACCGAGCGCCTTACGGTCAGGGCCGCGGACCCTTCGGGCGAGAAGGCCGAGCTCTCCTTCGCTGTCGAGGTCAGGTCGGTCGAGGACCCGCCCTTCTTCACCGCCCCCCTGCCAGACGTGAGTGTTCCGGAGGGAGAGAGCGCGCCCCAGCTCTTCAACCTGCTGGACTATATTGAAGACGAGGATACGGTGAAGACCGCGCTAATATTCTCGGTCGTCGAGGTCTCGAACAGAAACGTCTCCGTTCTCATCGATTCGAGCCGCAATGTGGAGGTATCATCGAGACTCGGCTGGAACGGCACCGCTGTGGCGAGAATCAAGGTCTTCGACGGCGAGCTCAGCGCCTTCGCCCAGCTCAACATCACGGTAGAGAGGGCGAACAGGCCCCCGGTTGTTTCGGCCCTGCCAAGCATCAGCCTCCAGCAGGGCAGTGTGATGGAGAGAGCATTCAACCTGCGCAACTACACCTCCGACCCCGACACACCCATCGAGAATCTTGTCTTCGCTATAGAAAGCAACAACGAGCCCTCCTCGGGCGTCTCCATCGACACAGAAGGCTGGGTCCATGTACGGCCAGCATCTGAGTGGAAGGGGACGGCGCTCGTCGTCGTCAACGTAACAGACGGCCAGTGGACCGTCAGGGCATCTTTCACCGTCACCGTTCTGGAGAAGCCCGCGACCCCCCCTCCGACGCCAGCCCCAGTCGAGGACAGGACCCTCGACTACATCCTGATCGCCCTCCTCATCGTCCTCGTGGTCGCTGTGATTGTCGATGTGGGCCTCAGGGTGAGAAAGCCGCCCCCGACTCCCCCCCAAGCAGGAGCGGTCGAAAGGAAGGAGGAGGTAGGGGCTCCGCCGGAGGCACCGGAGTCGAGGGTGGAGCCGAGGCCACCGGGTGAAGGCGCGGTAACCCCCGCTCCTGAGGAAGGCGGTGTGCTGCCGCCCGTGCCGCCGACCGGCGAGGGCGCGCCGGAGAGTGTCCCTGGAGGCGGTGAGGTCCCGGCTCCCGGCGAGACCGCCGGGCCGCGCGCGCCAGAGGCACTGATTGAAGAGCGCGAGGTGCCGCCGGAGGGCCCCGCGCCACCCACCCCCAAGGAGGAAACGGGCTTCGAGGTCGTTTCGGTCGAGGAGATGCCGGGGGCCGGGGTTGCGGCTCTGCCAGAGGGGGGAGCCGAGGTACCTCAGGTCCCCGAGAGCGTTCCTGACGTGACGCCGCCGGAGGCCGGAGCAGAGCCGACACAGGAAGCCCCCCACACGGAGGGAGAGGCCGGGGCCGCGGCCGGAGCCGGTTTCGAGGAGCTCCCGGCGCCGGCCGCTCCAGGAGTTGAGGAGCGGCCCGCCGGCGGCGTGCCGGAAGAGAGGCCCGCCGCGCCCATGGGCACTAAGAGCGCCGCAGAGCTGCTTGCAGCACTGGAGGGAAGAGCCCCAGCGGAGGCAGCTCCTCAACCCTCCCCTCCACTGCCTCAGGAGCCCCCGGCCCCCGGCCCAGCACCCGCGCCGGGCCCGATAGGCGAGGAAGGCCCACCCGGAGAGGTCGAACAGCAACCGCCCAAACCCGTCACGAAGGTCAGGTGCGCGGGCTGCAGGGCTGCCATCCCCGTTTTCAGCACCCAGAGGCCGCTCGTCGTCACCTGCCCCCACTGCGGGAGAATGGGTATGCTGAAGTAGGCCTGCTCGTAGTGCATCTGCGCTGAGGGGTGGCTGGGGGACAATGGAGTGGGGGGCACCCCGCGCCTTTCCTCAGGCGATATCCTGTCCCGACAGACTCGGGGTCTTCCGCTTTCCGGACGCAGATGGCGGTCTGGAGGCGCCGGGGTCCGGGCCCGGCAGACCGTGGTCATCTACGTTTACTCCCCGAAACCCTTCCCCACCTCTGCTGAGGGGCTGCCCAACCGGCTGGAGTTCGAGCGGAATCGCCACCATTTGAACGAAGGAGAGACCCTTCCAGCGGAGCCGCGAGAGTAAGAGTTCTGCGATGCGGTACTGTCCGCCGGAGGTCATCAGCCGGCACCGGAGACGACGCCTCTCGCCCTTCATCACACCTCCGATACAGGCGAGGAGGCTCTTCAGGTCCTCGGGATGGGCCTCGAGAACCACTCTCCCTCTGGCCACATCCTCCCTCCTGAAGCCTGTCATCTCTTCGAATCGATTGTTGATGAATATGCAGCGGAGCCTCCGGTCCACAATGCACACCCCCGCTGGCATGCTCCAGAGCATCTCGTCGCAGAACTCGCTCTCGGACCTTCTCGCCTCCTCCACGGCCTTCAGATCAGTTATGTCGACGCGAACGCCGGCTATCCCCGCTCGCTCACCTGTCGAGTCGGGGACTGGAGAAGCGCAGTCGAGCACCCAGCGGTAGACGCCGTCGGCGCGGAGCCACCGATAAACCAACCGGGCGGCGTCCCCTGAAGCCAGCTCCCGGAGAGCGCGCAGCACTCTCCTCTGGTCCTCGGGGTGGATGCGTGTCTTCCACAGGGCGGGGCGCTCGATGAACTCCGAGGGGCTGAAGCCCGTGAGCTCCTTCACCTTCCCTCCGACCCAGCTCGACGCAGCCGAGCCGCTGGTCGAAAGAAAATAGACGAAAACGGGAAGAGCTTCAGGAGATGGAATGACTGGGAGTGTGCCGCAGGCCTTTCTCTTTTCCTTCTCATCCCCTCCCTCGCCCGCCGCCGGTGGCATGGGGAGCACTGTGAGCTGGATGGACCCGTCCGGACCGCTTAGCTCCACAATCTGCCCGGAGCCCGTCTGGCCCACTGTTTTCAGAATTCTACGCAACTTCTGCCTTTCCTCTTCTCCGCAGAGCGATTTGAGGCTTTCGAAGAGACTCATAGCCTCATCATTGAGTCTGAGAATCTCGCCATCCGAGCTCGCCAGAAAAAGAGGTAGCGGGGTTCCTCCAGGGTCCTCGAGCAGCCCAGCTATATCCTCCTGTCCAGTAACTGGCCTGGTTCTGAGCAGTCGGGGGTGAGGGGCACCACCAGTCACCCGGCCGCCCGCTGTTCCACCATCTACAAGGGCTGGACGGGGCGGCGATGGCCGAGGGATGGTGCGTACTCCCAGAGGAATCAGGGGAAGATCCCCGCCGGCCTTAAGGTGGGGGCATGCGGCTACCTCTTTCAGGAGACCTCCCATCCCGGTCCTCAACCGCTCATATCTATTACAACTCGTGATATAAATACCTTGCTGGAAAAATTAACAGCAAAGCCTAAATACTTAAAACTCCGCCACCGACGGTAGAATCAACACAGGGGCAGCACGCCGAACTGAAGGATTTCCATCCTCTCCTCGGGGGTCAGGAGGCTCGAGCTCAGGAGAATCGTGGCCCCGGTGTTTCTGGCGACCCGGACGAGGTCCCTGACGAGGTCGAGGGCGGCGAAGTATCCCGCGTTCGTGACGATGTAGTCCAGATTCTCGATGAGGACCACAGACCTCTCCGACTGCTCGATGTAGTCCCGCACGGTGTGGAGGAGAACATCGCACTCCGAGGGAGGCAGCGCCCTCTCGTAGACCGATTGGGCCATCCATATCACGGGCACCCTCCTGAGGCCCGTCGCCGCCCTCAGCGAGACGGGGTGGGTGCGCGTGACGACGAGGCCGGGTATCCCGGCGCGCGCCGCGGCCAAGAGCGCCTCCCTTGCCCCGGCGACCCCGCCCTCTCCGGCCAGGTATACCCCGGGCCCGGGTCCCGTCCAGCCCTCACCGCTGCCGGGTCCCTCGGCTGCGGGGGCCGGGCTGAATGCCTTGTACCTGAGGACGAGGAGGGTAAGAATCGCCGAGGCCCCCGCGGACGCGTAGGGAAAAATCGCAATGGAGACGCCGAGGAAAGGCAACAGGGCGTCGCAGACGGGGCCAGCGACGAAGAGCACGGTCAGGGCCGAGGCAATCATCTCTGGCTCCCTCTCGGATAGAACGGCCTCCGAGCGGCCGGCGTATAAAAAGAACGAGGCGAGGAGATAGAAGAACGCGCCGTGTAGCAGGTAGGCTGGATGGGGTGGGCTCCAGCCGTAACTCACGCCAGCCGCGAGTAAGAGTAGAGCGGGAATGAATAAGAGCGGCCCCCGAATGATTCCCCGCCCCGAGAGGTGCTTTCCTGATGTGTAGCCGAGGGTGAATAGGGCGACGAGAGGGGCCTCCGCAATGGAGAGAGCGAGGGACGCTGTCGGATCGCTCGGCCAGAGATAGGTCAGGTCGTGGATTGAGAATGTGCCGATGAGGACCGCAAGAAGTGTGGCGACGCGGCCGCGGGCAGACCGAACGAGCAGTAGAAGAAGGCCGACGTGGAGGAATAGGGGAAGGAGGAGCCACTGGTCCAGGAGCCGAGTGAGCGGGGAGACCTCCCTCATCTTCAGCCCCCTCTCAGGGTCCTCAGGGGCCTGAACTCGATCACCCTGACGATCTCGAATGGGTTCCAGCGGTGGTAGGCCGCCTCCCACTTGCGCCTGAACTCCTCGAGCGAGCCGGACCCATCGGCTATTGCGTCCTCCTCGGTCAGGTCCGCGAGCCTTTTCCGGTAGACATCGGTGATTAGGAGCTGGGCAAAGGAGCTCCCGGATGCAACCCTGAGCTTTGCGTCGTAGACGCTCCCCGCCCTCATCCTCGTCCTCCTCAGCGGGCGAATTGTGAGAGTCTTGGAGCCGTATTGGATAAGCCTCACCTCTTCCGGCCGGAAAACGAGGGCGCCCGCGGAGCGCCTCCCGATAGAGGTGTTCCCCCCGGCCCAGAAGATAACCTTCAGGAAGGCGAAGGTGACGAGGCCGCCGATGAGGACGAGGGGGAGCTGGCCAAGCTTGTAGAACTCCGCGTGACCCCAGAAACCTATGACGAGCAGCATCGAGACCAGGAGAAGCACCGCGTTCCGGACAGCGGAGGATTGCAGGCGTTTCTCGGTCACGAGACATTATTGAGCTGAGGGGAGATATCCGTTTCGGAGTGGGGCGGCACCGGGGAGCTGCGCGGCCGGCCTATGGGCTGAACGAACGGGCGGGGCCGTTGGCCCGAGGGGCGCCGGCCCCTTTCAGAAATCGCGCGCCCGCGTTCAAGAAAAGGACAGCCGGAGGGGCCGCTGCGGGAAATTGCGGGTCACTTGAAAAATAAGGCTCGGGTCACCTGTATTTCCGTCGGAGCACCGAGAGCGGGCAGGGATGCCAGCGAGGGAAATTGGCTGCACGGGGGGGCTGGGGGGCGCGATTTCCTGCCCGACCCGGAGAGAATTTCAAACGATTCGAAACCACACCGGAATTTTTAAATAACACACCACTGCAATTATCTCACAACGCCTCAGGAGGGCGGCGGAACCAAGGTCGGAAACAAAGGATGCGGTGCATGGGTCGCGGCGGAGGTGCGGGTTGTATGGACGGCGGCGGTCTGAAAGAGCCAGAACCGGCATCATCCGTTGCCCCGGCCATCCCGGGGCTCGTGAGGCCCAACGGGGGACAGCCGGCCTATCTCTCCCCCCTGGAAGAAATTCTTGCGGGCCACCTCTCCCACTCACGGCCGGGTAGCAGGCTCCTCCTGACCTGTCCTTACACAAGAATTCTTAAAGTGGATATGGCCGTGCTCCGCGTTCTCCTCGGCCGGAGGAGGGAGAGAGGCATATACGTCTCCATAGACAGGCCCCACAGCTTCGTCCAGACCGCACTGAGAAAGATGGGTGTTCCTCTCGATGGCCTGATATTTATTGACGCCGTTTCAAAGCTGACGGGCATGAGGGCTGAGGGCTCCATGGTCAGGTTCCTGTCCAGCGGCTACTCCCTCCCCCTCCTCGACGACCTCTTCAGCAGGGCCTACCTGCCGGAGGGCATCCAGATGCACTTCGTCAGGCTGGAGGACCTGAGTTTCGTCCTTCTGGATAATATCGTGGTCATGCTGCAGTACACCACGCTCGAGAAGGTCAGGAGGACGGTCACCCTGCTGGGGGAGGCGGTTAAAAAGTTCACGGACATGAGAGCGCTCATCACACTCGACCCATCCGTCAGTCCGGAGCTCTACTCGATTGTGAAAGGCACCTGCGACCGAGAGATTTCCCTGCTGGAGGCCGGGCTTTGAGTGAGACTCCTGCCTCAGCCGAACACGGGGCTCTTCTTGAAGGTGAGGGCTTCGTTGTCTGCCCTGTCAGGTTCCCGATGATATCAAAAGTCATGATTGGAATTCTGGACAAGCTCCTGAGACGGACGCAAGGCATAGGGGCGGTACTCTCCCTCGACAGGCCGCACAGCTACATCAGCCGTCTTGTGGAGAAGAACGGAATTCCCCAGGACAGAATTCTCTATATAGACGCAGTGATGGGGATCTCGGGAGAGAGCCCAGAGCCGGACGGGGGAGCGGAGATGCTGCCCGCGCCCTTCTGCATCAACATTCTATCGGACTTCATCAACGTCTGTGGGCCTAGGTTCAGCGAGAAGAGACCGGGCTTCCTGCTGATTGACAACCTCAGCGCTCTCACGTCGTACGTTTCCGAGGAGTGCCTCAAGAGATTCCTGGAAAGCCTCCTCGTCCTGAGTAGGCAGACGCCCGGGCTGAGGTGCGTTTTTGTTCTGGACAAAGACGCTCATCCAAGAATTTACGAAATGGTTAGGGCGATGGGTGCGAGGGAGGTGAGCCCTTGAATGCTGGCCCCAGGCCTGCCGCCCCATGGGAAAGCGCCCGAACGGACCAGGCAGTGGCGAGCGGGGAGCGCCCCAGGCCCCGTCTCCCCACGTCGGGCTCAAGCCTTCTCCCGGCGGACAGGTGGGCCTGCCTTGTCAGAGAACTAAGCACCG from Thermoplasmata archaeon includes:
- a CDS encoding ASCH domain-containing protein, with the translated sequence MTEKRLQSSAVRNAVLLLVSMLLVIGFWGHAEFYKLGQLPLVLIGGLVTFAFLKVIFWAGGNTSIGRRSAGALVFRPEEVRLIQYGSKTLTIRPLRRTRMRAGSVYDAKLRVASGSSFAQLLITDVYRKRLADLTEEDAIADGSGSLEEFRRKWEAAYHRWNPFEIVRVIEFRPLRTLRGG
- a CDS encoding FG-GAP-like repeat-containing protein → MTNTRAVVCAVLLALVLPCALPIAPEASGYEITRFMDGALERELVFTAESLFATVQLSIPRATNLSRAELSISSSASSVSALLMENTFASGSIQNLTRASELRLVEKDRWWNTSWSYRAPISVNSGSKPRRNITVVADINISLLFTNLGILGRSLDAKSLRIIEVDANGDPVIFNASIAGPEKYEVPMRWSRAPGYSAPGNEIIRLEWLLAGDTPQNRERRFHLYFDDTTATPKPESDARLAFWDDVLFSNWAPYTNFGLLYRNSNGNFSNVPSGSFPTNASAAVITGDFNGDGYPDAVFANWYNGSSYEITSDIFAGGPGGPDNVPEWSLLTCGTFGCAVGDLNGDGIDDIAFPGLRVGSNYSIGSRVYLGNVAGPSNDSAILFYTEGATDAAIADFNRDGLNDIVFSNAYNGSSGNIYSFIYYNSAGGINPVPDVRLPSQNAYAVEAADLNRDGWVDIVIANRKNTSLSGSAQYNINSFVYYGGPGGFNSTPDVLLPTYGALDAKIADLNMDGWLDIIFANYNDGATYNTMSHAYFGGPSGFSTTPGAYFQTSWAYGVSVGDVNNDGIPDVAFANYYNGVSTDINSTIFLGPCIGLQQPDIFLPTHGANDVHIVDVDRYDMSRDLSPPIVHPGVPEGRYVPSGSYVSAELVEDERILSASATWNATVPAQPSGCYVTVALSGDGGASWIEVSKGERLDFTTPTKSLRYRVALHSDPRAVETPVFKDITIFYEKESYPHNVTLDVGEDGTVDWRWPGKFPESVTVNESTPGVAGKGFVTLLMELVPRVGIGNQTVPLRLASERPGVLRLRGLSIAGNYAPEAFLPIPDFLMLEDTTIENVLNFNNFFRDLDGDPLQFTLTGGRNVNVIIATNGSASFSPARNWFGTERLTVRAADPSGEKAELSFAVEVRSVEDPPFFTAPLPDVSVPEGESAPQLFNLLDYIEDEDTVKTALIFSVVEVSNRNVSVLIDSSRNVEVSSRLGWNGTAVARIKVFDGELSAFAQLNITVERANRPPVVSALPSISLQQGSVMERAFNLRNYTSDPDTPIENLVFAIESNNEPSSGVSIDTEGWVHVRPASEWKGTALVVVNVTDGQWTVRASFTVTVLEKPATPPPTPAPVEDRTLDYILIALLIVLVVAVIVDVGLRVRKPPPTPPQAGAVERKEEVGAPPEAPESRVEPRPPGEGAVTPAPEEGGVLPPVPPTGEGAPESVPGGGEVPAPGETAGPRAPEALIEEREVPPEGPAPPTPKEETGFEVVSVEEMPGAGVAALPEGGAEVPQVPESVPDVTPPEAGAEPTQEAPHTEGEAGAAAGAGFEELPAPAAPGVEERPAGGVPEERPAAPMGTKSAAELLAALEGRAPAEAAPQPSPPLPQEPPAPGPAPAPGPIGEEGPPGEVEQQPPKPVTKVRCAGCRAAIPVFSTQRPLVVTCPHCGRMGMLK
- a CDS encoding PAS domain-containing protein, with the translated sequence MRTGMGGLLKEVAACPHLKAGGDLPLIPLGVRTIPRPSPPRPALVDGGTAGGRVTGGAPHPRLLRTRPVTGQEDIAGLLEDPGGTPLPLFLASSDGEILRLNDEAMSLFESLKSLCGEEERQKLRRILKTVGQTGSGQIVELSGPDGSIQLTVLPMPPAAGEGGDEKEKRKACGTLPVIPSPEALPVFVYFLSTSGSAASSWVGGKVKELTGFSPSEFIERPALWKTRIHPEDQRRVLRALRELASGDAARLVYRWLRADGVYRWVLDCASPVPDSTGERAGIAGVRVDITDLKAVEEARRSESEFCDEMLWSMPAGVCIVDRRLRCIFINNRFEEMTGFRREDVARGRVVLEAHPEDLKSLLACIGGVMKGERRRLRCRLMTSGGQYRIAELLLSRLRWKGLSFVQMVAIPLELQPVGQPLSRGGEGFRGVNVDDHGLPGPDPGASRPPSASGKRKTPSLSGQDIA
- a CDS encoding DUF835 domain-containing protein; the protein is MREVSPLTRLLDQWLLLPLFLHVGLLLLLVRSARGRVATLLAVLIGTFSIHDLTYLWPSDPTASLALSIAEAPLVALFTLGYTSGKHLSGRGIIRGPLLFIPALLLLAAGVSYGWSPPHPAYLLHGAFFYLLASFFLYAGRSEAVLSEREPEMIASALTVLFVAGPVCDALLPFLGVSIAIFPYASAGASAILTLLVLRYKAFSPAPAAEGPGSGEGWTGPGPGVYLAGEGGVAGAREALLAAARAGIPGLVVTRTHPVSLRAATGLRRVPVIWMAQSVYERALPPSECDVLLHTVRDYIEQSERSVVLIENLDYIVTNAGYFAALDLVRDLVRVARNTGATILLSSSLLTPEERMEILQFGVLPLC